The Toxorhynchites rutilus septentrionalis strain SRP chromosome 3, ASM2978413v1, whole genome shotgun sequence genome includes a region encoding these proteins:
- the LOC129777465 gene encoding titin homolog isoform X2: MSHRNNDNNSPWNNRNSRNNNDSGIGVGGEGSGYKGWSGNSRYNADNRYNKDRRNYRGGYGGRNDRRGYDDRRGGKPYRSGPWSGGNNGPIGPDGNYSSHARYHYNRHQKNSDKTISKYGPANDNAQANPRPILQDNVQQIAPSTVNFTEPANEDLAGPATVATNGGRERKPEVVKSTDTVDSAKTWAAGDYASPGEEFQGFPDTESSKTANGDAVDTREDDKADITPQENELIKLIEDEAFKMMTDADQPSCSTSSQNNNSENSVTATNVAEPNQNPERRMTIERSAEQVTRKLINQLTTMNKYSLKQMINNPDSKYETALKTHARQKLRAEVRRQLRNFSLSESTAQVKTNCGMLEPDECVDSDKIPDALLEQIGKVLDLNLLDLNVPEEQAPANHIDDEDECVINQPDTDYSATEVLDKNLRLTDDDDVQLHLDAEDIFARAELLLMKGSESVRKGNSSGPSSPTEEMFPNDQIDSIVSEENGFDKGLELTGSDSPKEADLLAESLATPAFPCFLRVSTVEELNKKVDDLSSITVDNNQDECIDNNTKESIEPPSIEIEDTCASNSGNLSSVLDVPNITIDFPEQTGVLNEKVAENVDETVQKQPASECSEKSVAQTETIVGNPSCGLTVTDTEMTPAESKIQEEIATKKPEPPTGTIRAPTHPELAARKSKGSKAYKPNLVMHEHNKRDAKSISSSPSRSSSQSNIGSLTTAKSHKPGSNLPALKQTTTCPAKHHNTNNSNSSSNNSNNVNIVNNSNNHSREKSQRKRDFNVKEPSIGSSSNVNSVNVNAVQTNSNSRTSDSPSRAGNKGSSLPREIVQPSPSKETSPPGVPATKTHPARAQTPGPKHVPELRLSSSSFGKKKKKKKRNRRKDHSPDGGMMLECDLRISRPAVTPTPPPVQPRDVNPNNGKRTNEFEREPKPTRETRAKSVDPKLCYDAKRDREKDRSRDKSRVREIDDKKDTERESKKEKNKDDKKEADKEKEIKKEKENDKTKEREERKEKETSANAETTTKNGNHQAELCLPKTDRERKKSPAPKVMSRAAMDSPKHSRDGKEPPKEPLPSDVVQEHETVQVKEVPRETSKENEPVVVSEDTETSNVLKEEENRDTLSEEQTLMVPKNEEIREVSRERETRGYTKDKCTKDDVNKKGSKEPPGEKEMQNGSKEREAKVIAKDKEVKEKEPTESAPEIEVERTQKKKKSLLRGPNLIKGRKEVVSQEAAASEEPPAQRSRKETVPQEIQTGITKLRQETVPAEPPICTVQSLPQRREVAVAVTSQSAISDHSTFNLNTASCLVSRTASPRPWKSPGEKKLLPAVPLLPAPAQTVPPLSPNSEGQCTPTHPSPVTSPEPQYVRPATSAMISSQPDVLQRITLPSTLAPLAAPQASAFAPVMALLNQMQDIDNKMSDLQRRKMQIDSEMMKLNSEKFQIDQSSMQLQSDRFMVLNALRAALVDCELSTIAAVQSMPRMAPSNSMMATRRRPLEPQPEIVPKSKRRKEAEPILKSPPPVQKINAASASAHELSEPEEPATPSSTAGTGGERTITRITKISDNTQILKLFQRRRLISDKSAEESQSEDSAGPVVGKPTTTKRRRTRTTTAEQNDAPLPTVGGRLRSNSNRSVEARKSVESTSQSASLDQTASSASIPTTVSSPNFPTTLPGRVMKKDEEVPLVGHRNLLTREVKIVLSKLNVADRSNT; this comes from the exons ATGAGCCACCGGAACAACGATAACAACAGTCCGTGGAATAATCGTAATTCACGCAATAACAATGACAGCGGCATTGGTGTAGGAGGTGAGGGTTCGGGTTACAAGGGCTGGTCTGGCAACAGTCGATATAATGCGGACAACCGATACAATAAGGATCGTAGGAATTACCGCGGTGGATACGGCGGACGTAACGATCGACGCGGCTACGATGATAGACGTGGAGGCAAGCCGTACCGTAGCGGTCCGTGGTCAGGAGGTAACAATGGACCGATCGGACCGGATGGAAATTATTCGTCACATGCCAGATACCACTATAATCGACATCAGAAGAATTCGGACAAGACTATCAGCAAATATGGTCCCGCCAATGACAATGCACAAGCAAATCCGCGACCGATATTGCAGGACAATGTACAGCAGATTGCACCGTCGACGGTAAATTTCACTGAACCAGCAAATGAAGATTTAGCCGGTCCCGCGACTGTTGCCACTAATGGTGGACGGGAACGCAAGCCAGAGGTCGTTAAATCTACCGATACCGTCGATAG cgCGAAAACGTGGGCAGCCGGAGATTATGCTAGCCCTGGGGAAGAATTTCAGGGATTCCCCGATACTGAATCATCAAAAACAGCGAATGGCGACGCGGTGGATACACGA GAAGATGATAAGGCTGATATAACGCCCCAAGAGAACGAGTTGATCAAACTGATTGAGGATGAAGCCTTCAAGATGATGACTGATGCCGATCAGCCGTCTTGTTCGACATCATCGCAGAACAACAACTCGGAGAACAGCGTGACCGCGACGAATGTCGCCGAGCCGAACCAGAATCCGGAACGTCGTATGACGATTGAACGAAGTGCCGAGCAAGTTACCCGTAAGCTTATCAATCAATTGACCACCATGAACAAATACAGTTTGAAGCAGATGATCAACAATCCGGACAGCAAATATGAAACGGCCCTCAAGACTCATGCCCGTCAAAAGCTTCGAGCGGAGGTACGTCGACAGTTGAGGAACTTTAGCCTAAGCGAAAGCACAGCGCAAGTGAAAACAAACTGCGGTATGTTGGAGCCAGATGAATGTGTTGACTCCGATAAGATCCCGGATGCGTTACTCGAGCAGATTGGCAAAGTGCTTGATTTGAATCTGTTGGATCTGAATGTGCCAGAAGAGCAAGCACCAGCGAACCACATAGATGATGAAGATGAGTGTGTAATCAATCAGCCGGACACAGATTATTCTGCTACAGAAGTGTTGGACAAAAATCTCCGATTGACTGACGATGACGACGTTCAGCTGCACTTGGATGCAGAGGACATTTTTGCCCGTGCCGAACTGCTTCTGATGAAGGGCAGCGAATCAGTTCGGAAGGGAAATTCTTCTGGGCCGAGTTCACCTACGGAGGAGATGTTCCCAAACGATCAGATTGATTCCATTGTGAGTGAGGAAAATGGGTTCGATAAAGGGCTTGAGCTGACGGGATCCGACAGTCCCAAGGAGGCGGATTTGCTCGCAGAATCATTGGCGACCCCAGCATTTCCCTGCTTTTTGAGAGTCAGTACAGTGGAGGAATTGAACAAAAAGGTAGATGATTTATCATCTATAACAGTGGATAATAATCAGGAtgaatgtattgataacaaTACAAAGGAATCGATAGAACCCCCATCGATAGAAATTGAAGACACGTGTGCTTCTAATTCAGGAAATTTGTCTTCTGTTCTTGATGTTCCTAATATAACAATTGATTTCCCAGAACAAACTGGCGTTTTGAACGAGAAAGTAGCGGAAAATGTTGATGAGACAGTACAGAAACAGCCTGCAAGCGAATGTTCCGAGAAGTCCGTTGCCCAAACCGAAACAATTGTAGGTAATCCATCTTGTGGTCTGACGGTGACGGATACAGAAATGACGCCCGCTGAAAGTAAAATCCAGGAAGAAATCGCTACGAAAAAGCCAGAACCGCCAACTGGAACGATAAGAGCACCAACCCACCCCGAGCTGGCTgcccgcaaatcgaaaggctcCAAAGCATACAAACCTAATCTTGTCATGCATGAGCACAACAAGCGAGACGCCAAGTCCATCTCGTCTTCGCCGTCGCGTTCGTCATCCCAATCGAACATTGGTTCGCTGACAACAGCAAAATCTCACAAACCCGGATCGAATCTTCCTGCGCTGAAGCAGACTACGACTTGTCCAGCCAAGCATCACAACACAAATAACAGCAACAGTAGTAGCAATAATAGTAATAACGTTAATATCGTTAATAATAGCAATAATCATAGCCGAGAAAAAAGTCAGCGGAAAAGAGATTTTAATGTTAAGGAACCCAGTATCGGCAGTAGCAGCAATGTCAACAGCGTAAATGTAAACGCTGTGCAAACAAATTCCAACAGTAGAACCAGTGATAGCCCCAGCAGAGCTGGCAATAAGGGCTCGTCTCTTCCGAGAGAAATTGTGCAGCCATCGCCATCAAAAGAAACATCCCCACCGGGAGTCCCAGCCACGAAAACTCATCCGGCTCGAGCGCAAACTCCTGGTCCGAAGCATGTTCCGGAGCTCCGATTGTCATCGTCTTCCTTcgggaaaaagaaaaagaaaaagaaacgtAACAGAAGGAAAGATCATTCACCCGACGGAGGTATGATGCTGGAATGCGATCTGCGGATATCGCGGCCTGCTGTTACACCTACCCCGCCTCCAGTGCAACCACG tgACGTCAATCCTAACAATGGCAAAAGAACTAATGAATTTGAGCGAGAACCAAAACCAACCAGAGAGACACGAGCAAAGTCAGTGGATCCAAAACTTTGCTATGACGCGAAGCGTGACAGAGAAAAAGACCGAAGTAGGGATAAGTCGAGAGTACGGGAGATAGATGACAAGAAGGATACTGAGAGGGAGTCAAAGAAGGAGAAAAATAAAGATGATAAAAAGGAGGCCGATAAAGAGAAGGAAATCAAAAAGGAAAAAGAGAATGATAAAACAAAGGAGAGGGAAGAGAGGAAAGAAAAGGAAACGTCTGCAAATGCCGAAACCACcaccaaaaatggaaatcaccAAGCAGAACTATGTCTTCCGAAGACGGATCGGGAGAGGAAGAAATCTCCAGCACCAAAAGTTATGTCCAGAGCCGCCATGGATTCACCGAAGCATTCTAGGGACGGTAAAGAACCTCCCAAAGAACCACTCCCGTCGGATGTCGTGCAAGAACACGAAACTGTACAGGTTAAAGAGGTTCCGAGAGAAACTTCGAAGGAAAATGAACCAGTAGTGGTTTCGGAAGACACGGAGACATCTAACGTGTTGAAGGAGGAAGAGAATCGTGACACCTTAAGTGAGGAACAAACGCTAATGGTtccaaaaaatgaagaaataagaGAGGTTTCAAGGGAAAGGGAAACCAGAGGATACACTAAAGATAAATGTACAAAGGATGATGTGAATAAAAAAGGATCTAAAGAACCGCCTGGAGAAAAAGAAATGCAGAATGGTTCTAAGGAACGAGAAGCTAAAGTCATAGCGAAAGACAAAGAAGTTAAAGAGAAGGAGCCAACAGAAAGCGCCCCGGAAATAGAAGTCGAACGGacacaaaagaagaaaaaaagtttattaCGTGGTCCGAATTTGATCAAAGGTCGTAAGGAGGTTGTGAGTCAAGAAGCAGCCGCCTCAGAGGAACCACCAGCACAGAGAAGTCGTAAAGAAACAGTGCCACAAGAGATACAAACCGGGATCACGAAACTGCGACAGGAAACTGTTCCAGCAGAACCACCGATTTGCACCGTCCAATCTCTACCACAACGCAGAGAGGTGGCAGTGGCAGTTACGTCACAATCAGCGATTTCGGATCATTCAACATTCAACCTGAATACTGCGTCATGCCTTGTCAGTAGAACTGCGTCACCTCGACCATGGAAATCTCCCGGAGAAAAGAAATTGCTCCCTGCTGTTCCGTTGTTGCCGGCGCCAGCACAAACAGTGCCCCCGCTGTCACCTAATTCCGAGGGACAATGTACCCCAACGCACCCTTCTCCGGTGACATCTCCTGAGCCCCAATATGTGCGACCGGCAACTTCCGCTATGATATCCTCCCAGCCGGATGTGCTTCAGAGAATCACTCTCCCGTCAACGTTAGCCCCGCTAGCTGCACCCCAAGCAAGTGCGTTTGCACCCGTTATGGCTCTCTTGAACCAGATGCAAGATATCGATAATAAAATGAGTGATCTCCAGCGTCGCAAGATGCAAATTGACAGCGAGATGATGAAGCTCAATTCGGAGAAATTTCAGATAGATCAAAGTTCCATGCAATTACAGAGCGATCGCTTTATGGTTCTCAATGCTCTACGGGCGGCGCTCGTAGATTGTGAACTGAGCACTATAGCCGCTGTCCAGAGTATGCCTCGCATGGCACCGTCCAATTCCATGATGGCTACCCGCCGACGACCGCTGGAACCACAACCGGAGATAGTCCCAAAAAGTAAGCGACGGAAAGAGGCGGAACCAATCTTGAAATCTCCCCCACCGGTGCAGAAAATCAATGCAGCATCAGCATCAGCGCATGAGCTTTCCGAACCAGAAGAACCAGCCACTCCAAGTAGCACCGCAGGAACTGGGGGCGAGAGAACAATCACACGAATCACCAAAATCAGCGATAATACacaaatactgaaattattccaACGACGAAGGCTGATATCGGACAAATCCGCCGAGGAGAGCCAATCTGAGGACAGCGCCGGGCCCGTTGTAGGCAAACCCACGACAACCAAACGACGGAGAACTCGCACAACCACAGCGGAGCAGAATGATGCTCCCTTGCCCACCGTAGGTGGCAGGTTACGCAGTAACTCAAATCGATCTGTTGAAGCGAGAAAGTCAGTAGAATCAACATCACAGTCCGCTTCGTTAGATCAAACGGCGTCATCAGCAAGCATTCCGACGACGGTGTCATCTCCGAACTTCCCGACTACATTGCCCGGCAGGGTGATGAAGAAGGACGAAGAAGTCCCACTTGTGGGTCATCGTAATTTACTGACGCGCGAAGTGAAAATCGTTCTCAGCAAACTCAATGTTGCCGACCGCAGCAACACATGA
- the LOC129777465 gene encoding titin homolog isoform X1, producing MSHRNNDNNSPWNNRNSRNNNDSGIGVGGEGSGYKGWSGNSRYNADNRYNKDRRNYRGGYGGRNDRRGYDDRRGGKPYRSGPWSGGNNGPIGPDGNYSSHARYHYNRHQKNSDKTISKYGPANDNAQANPRPILQDNVQQIAPSTVNFTEPANEDLAGPATVATNGGRERKPEVVKSTDTVDSAKTWAAGDYASPGEEFQGFPDTESSKTANGDAVDTRQEDDKADITPQENELIKLIEDEAFKMMTDADQPSCSTSSQNNNSENSVTATNVAEPNQNPERRMTIERSAEQVTRKLINQLTTMNKYSLKQMINNPDSKYETALKTHARQKLRAEVRRQLRNFSLSESTAQVKTNCGMLEPDECVDSDKIPDALLEQIGKVLDLNLLDLNVPEEQAPANHIDDEDECVINQPDTDYSATEVLDKNLRLTDDDDVQLHLDAEDIFARAELLLMKGSESVRKGNSSGPSSPTEEMFPNDQIDSIVSEENGFDKGLELTGSDSPKEADLLAESLATPAFPCFLRVSTVEELNKKVDDLSSITVDNNQDECIDNNTKESIEPPSIEIEDTCASNSGNLSSVLDVPNITIDFPEQTGVLNEKVAENVDETVQKQPASECSEKSVAQTETIVGNPSCGLTVTDTEMTPAESKIQEEIATKKPEPPTGTIRAPTHPELAARKSKGSKAYKPNLVMHEHNKRDAKSISSSPSRSSSQSNIGSLTTAKSHKPGSNLPALKQTTTCPAKHHNTNNSNSSSNNSNNVNIVNNSNNHSREKSQRKRDFNVKEPSIGSSSNVNSVNVNAVQTNSNSRTSDSPSRAGNKGSSLPREIVQPSPSKETSPPGVPATKTHPARAQTPGPKHVPELRLSSSSFGKKKKKKKRNRRKDHSPDGGMMLECDLRISRPAVTPTPPPVQPRDVNPNNGKRTNEFEREPKPTRETRAKSVDPKLCYDAKRDREKDRSRDKSRVREIDDKKDTERESKKEKNKDDKKEADKEKEIKKEKENDKTKEREERKEKETSANAETTTKNGNHQAELCLPKTDRERKKSPAPKVMSRAAMDSPKHSRDGKEPPKEPLPSDVVQEHETVQVKEVPRETSKENEPVVVSEDTETSNVLKEEENRDTLSEEQTLMVPKNEEIREVSRERETRGYTKDKCTKDDVNKKGSKEPPGEKEMQNGSKEREAKVIAKDKEVKEKEPTESAPEIEVERTQKKKKSLLRGPNLIKGRKEVVSQEAAASEEPPAQRSRKETVPQEIQTGITKLRQETVPAEPPICTVQSLPQRREVAVAVTSQSAISDHSTFNLNTASCLVSRTASPRPWKSPGEKKLLPAVPLLPAPAQTVPPLSPNSEGQCTPTHPSPVTSPEPQYVRPATSAMISSQPDVLQRITLPSTLAPLAAPQASAFAPVMALLNQMQDIDNKMSDLQRRKMQIDSEMMKLNSEKFQIDQSSMQLQSDRFMVLNALRAALVDCELSTIAAVQSMPRMAPSNSMMATRRRPLEPQPEIVPKSKRRKEAEPILKSPPPVQKINAASASAHELSEPEEPATPSSTAGTGGERTITRITKISDNTQILKLFQRRRLISDKSAEESQSEDSAGPVVGKPTTTKRRRTRTTTAEQNDAPLPTVGGRLRSNSNRSVEARKSVESTSQSASLDQTASSASIPTTVSSPNFPTTLPGRVMKKDEEVPLVGHRNLLTREVKIVLSKLNVADRSNT from the exons ATGAGCCACCGGAACAACGATAACAACAGTCCGTGGAATAATCGTAATTCACGCAATAACAATGACAGCGGCATTGGTGTAGGAGGTGAGGGTTCGGGTTACAAGGGCTGGTCTGGCAACAGTCGATATAATGCGGACAACCGATACAATAAGGATCGTAGGAATTACCGCGGTGGATACGGCGGACGTAACGATCGACGCGGCTACGATGATAGACGTGGAGGCAAGCCGTACCGTAGCGGTCCGTGGTCAGGAGGTAACAATGGACCGATCGGACCGGATGGAAATTATTCGTCACATGCCAGATACCACTATAATCGACATCAGAAGAATTCGGACAAGACTATCAGCAAATATGGTCCCGCCAATGACAATGCACAAGCAAATCCGCGACCGATATTGCAGGACAATGTACAGCAGATTGCACCGTCGACGGTAAATTTCACTGAACCAGCAAATGAAGATTTAGCCGGTCCCGCGACTGTTGCCACTAATGGTGGACGGGAACGCAAGCCAGAGGTCGTTAAATCTACCGATACCGTCGATAG cgCGAAAACGTGGGCAGCCGGAGATTATGCTAGCCCTGGGGAAGAATTTCAGGGATTCCCCGATACTGAATCATCAAAAACAGCGAATGGCGACGCGGTGGATACACGA CAGGAAGATGATAAGGCTGATATAACGCCCCAAGAGAACGAGTTGATCAAACTGATTGAGGATGAAGCCTTCAAGATGATGACTGATGCCGATCAGCCGTCTTGTTCGACATCATCGCAGAACAACAACTCGGAGAACAGCGTGACCGCGACGAATGTCGCCGAGCCGAACCAGAATCCGGAACGTCGTATGACGATTGAACGAAGTGCCGAGCAAGTTACCCGTAAGCTTATCAATCAATTGACCACCATGAACAAATACAGTTTGAAGCAGATGATCAACAATCCGGACAGCAAATATGAAACGGCCCTCAAGACTCATGCCCGTCAAAAGCTTCGAGCGGAGGTACGTCGACAGTTGAGGAACTTTAGCCTAAGCGAAAGCACAGCGCAAGTGAAAACAAACTGCGGTATGTTGGAGCCAGATGAATGTGTTGACTCCGATAAGATCCCGGATGCGTTACTCGAGCAGATTGGCAAAGTGCTTGATTTGAATCTGTTGGATCTGAATGTGCCAGAAGAGCAAGCACCAGCGAACCACATAGATGATGAAGATGAGTGTGTAATCAATCAGCCGGACACAGATTATTCTGCTACAGAAGTGTTGGACAAAAATCTCCGATTGACTGACGATGACGACGTTCAGCTGCACTTGGATGCAGAGGACATTTTTGCCCGTGCCGAACTGCTTCTGATGAAGGGCAGCGAATCAGTTCGGAAGGGAAATTCTTCTGGGCCGAGTTCACCTACGGAGGAGATGTTCCCAAACGATCAGATTGATTCCATTGTGAGTGAGGAAAATGGGTTCGATAAAGGGCTTGAGCTGACGGGATCCGACAGTCCCAAGGAGGCGGATTTGCTCGCAGAATCATTGGCGACCCCAGCATTTCCCTGCTTTTTGAGAGTCAGTACAGTGGAGGAATTGAACAAAAAGGTAGATGATTTATCATCTATAACAGTGGATAATAATCAGGAtgaatgtattgataacaaTACAAAGGAATCGATAGAACCCCCATCGATAGAAATTGAAGACACGTGTGCTTCTAATTCAGGAAATTTGTCTTCTGTTCTTGATGTTCCTAATATAACAATTGATTTCCCAGAACAAACTGGCGTTTTGAACGAGAAAGTAGCGGAAAATGTTGATGAGACAGTACAGAAACAGCCTGCAAGCGAATGTTCCGAGAAGTCCGTTGCCCAAACCGAAACAATTGTAGGTAATCCATCTTGTGGTCTGACGGTGACGGATACAGAAATGACGCCCGCTGAAAGTAAAATCCAGGAAGAAATCGCTACGAAAAAGCCAGAACCGCCAACTGGAACGATAAGAGCACCAACCCACCCCGAGCTGGCTgcccgcaaatcgaaaggctcCAAAGCATACAAACCTAATCTTGTCATGCATGAGCACAACAAGCGAGACGCCAAGTCCATCTCGTCTTCGCCGTCGCGTTCGTCATCCCAATCGAACATTGGTTCGCTGACAACAGCAAAATCTCACAAACCCGGATCGAATCTTCCTGCGCTGAAGCAGACTACGACTTGTCCAGCCAAGCATCACAACACAAATAACAGCAACAGTAGTAGCAATAATAGTAATAACGTTAATATCGTTAATAATAGCAATAATCATAGCCGAGAAAAAAGTCAGCGGAAAAGAGATTTTAATGTTAAGGAACCCAGTATCGGCAGTAGCAGCAATGTCAACAGCGTAAATGTAAACGCTGTGCAAACAAATTCCAACAGTAGAACCAGTGATAGCCCCAGCAGAGCTGGCAATAAGGGCTCGTCTCTTCCGAGAGAAATTGTGCAGCCATCGCCATCAAAAGAAACATCCCCACCGGGAGTCCCAGCCACGAAAACTCATCCGGCTCGAGCGCAAACTCCTGGTCCGAAGCATGTTCCGGAGCTCCGATTGTCATCGTCTTCCTTcgggaaaaagaaaaagaaaaagaaacgtAACAGAAGGAAAGATCATTCACCCGACGGAGGTATGATGCTGGAATGCGATCTGCGGATATCGCGGCCTGCTGTTACACCTACCCCGCCTCCAGTGCAACCACG tgACGTCAATCCTAACAATGGCAAAAGAACTAATGAATTTGAGCGAGAACCAAAACCAACCAGAGAGACACGAGCAAAGTCAGTGGATCCAAAACTTTGCTATGACGCGAAGCGTGACAGAGAAAAAGACCGAAGTAGGGATAAGTCGAGAGTACGGGAGATAGATGACAAGAAGGATACTGAGAGGGAGTCAAAGAAGGAGAAAAATAAAGATGATAAAAAGGAGGCCGATAAAGAGAAGGAAATCAAAAAGGAAAAAGAGAATGATAAAACAAAGGAGAGGGAAGAGAGGAAAGAAAAGGAAACGTCTGCAAATGCCGAAACCACcaccaaaaatggaaatcaccAAGCAGAACTATGTCTTCCGAAGACGGATCGGGAGAGGAAGAAATCTCCAGCACCAAAAGTTATGTCCAGAGCCGCCATGGATTCACCGAAGCATTCTAGGGACGGTAAAGAACCTCCCAAAGAACCACTCCCGTCGGATGTCGTGCAAGAACACGAAACTGTACAGGTTAAAGAGGTTCCGAGAGAAACTTCGAAGGAAAATGAACCAGTAGTGGTTTCGGAAGACACGGAGACATCTAACGTGTTGAAGGAGGAAGAGAATCGTGACACCTTAAGTGAGGAACAAACGCTAATGGTtccaaaaaatgaagaaataagaGAGGTTTCAAGGGAAAGGGAAACCAGAGGATACACTAAAGATAAATGTACAAAGGATGATGTGAATAAAAAAGGATCTAAAGAACCGCCTGGAGAAAAAGAAATGCAGAATGGTTCTAAGGAACGAGAAGCTAAAGTCATAGCGAAAGACAAAGAAGTTAAAGAGAAGGAGCCAACAGAAAGCGCCCCGGAAATAGAAGTCGAACGGacacaaaagaagaaaaaaagtttattaCGTGGTCCGAATTTGATCAAAGGTCGTAAGGAGGTTGTGAGTCAAGAAGCAGCCGCCTCAGAGGAACCACCAGCACAGAGAAGTCGTAAAGAAACAGTGCCACAAGAGATACAAACCGGGATCACGAAACTGCGACAGGAAACTGTTCCAGCAGAACCACCGATTTGCACCGTCCAATCTCTACCACAACGCAGAGAGGTGGCAGTGGCAGTTACGTCACAATCAGCGATTTCGGATCATTCAACATTCAACCTGAATACTGCGTCATGCCTTGTCAGTAGAACTGCGTCACCTCGACCATGGAAATCTCCCGGAGAAAAGAAATTGCTCCCTGCTGTTCCGTTGTTGCCGGCGCCAGCACAAACAGTGCCCCCGCTGTCACCTAATTCCGAGGGACAATGTACCCCAACGCACCCTTCTCCGGTGACATCTCCTGAGCCCCAATATGTGCGACCGGCAACTTCCGCTATGATATCCTCCCAGCCGGATGTGCTTCAGAGAATCACTCTCCCGTCAACGTTAGCCCCGCTAGCTGCACCCCAAGCAAGTGCGTTTGCACCCGTTATGGCTCTCTTGAACCAGATGCAAGATATCGATAATAAAATGAGTGATCTCCAGCGTCGCAAGATGCAAATTGACAGCGAGATGATGAAGCTCAATTCGGAGAAATTTCAGATAGATCAAAGTTCCATGCAATTACAGAGCGATCGCTTTATGGTTCTCAATGCTCTACGGGCGGCGCTCGTAGATTGTGAACTGAGCACTATAGCCGCTGTCCAGAGTATGCCTCGCATGGCACCGTCCAATTCCATGATGGCTACCCGCCGACGACCGCTGGAACCACAACCGGAGATAGTCCCAAAAAGTAAGCGACGGAAAGAGGCGGAACCAATCTTGAAATCTCCCCCACCGGTGCAGAAAATCAATGCAGCATCAGCATCAGCGCATGAGCTTTCCGAACCAGAAGAACCAGCCACTCCAAGTAGCACCGCAGGAACTGGGGGCGAGAGAACAATCACACGAATCACCAAAATCAGCGATAATACacaaatactgaaattattccaACGACGAAGGCTGATATCGGACAAATCCGCCGAGGAGAGCCAATCTGAGGACAGCGCCGGGCCCGTTGTAGGCAAACCCACGACAACCAAACGACGGAGAACTCGCACAACCACAGCGGAGCAGAATGATGCTCCCTTGCCCACCGTAGGTGGCAGGTTACGCAGTAACTCAAATCGATCTGTTGAAGCGAGAAAGTCAGTAGAATCAACATCACAGTCCGCTTCGTTAGATCAAACGGCGTCATCAGCAAGCATTCCGACGACGGTGTCATCTCCGAACTTCCCGACTACATTGCCCGGCAGGGTGATGAAGAAGGACGAAGAAGTCCCACTTGTGGGTCATCGTAATTTACTGACGCGCGAAGTGAAAATCGTTCTCAGCAAACTCAATGTTGCCGACCGCAGCAACACATGA